In Leptospira terpstrae serovar Hualin str. LT 11-33 = ATCC 700639, the following are encoded in one genomic region:
- a CDS encoding TetR/AcrR family transcriptional regulator, which translates to MPIKTSQKSENKKQQAREKSIERILSSAIALFAKHGFSQTTMEMIANHAKISKGLAYNYFKSKNQIFEQIIDTHLAKQEKFYKTIPPNLSAKEYVREFFNRSIQFAKEERKTMVLISVCLFQPGSVSLSKKMVENVEKRFAPFKEAMRERFRSYGIKEPDKEMILIKTFLHGVIMSQHFNDTTTCTPTIIEMVLERYDYKN; encoded by the coding sequence GTGCCCATAAAGACCTCACAAAAATCAGAGAACAAAAAGCAACAAGCTAGGGAAAAATCCATCGAAAGGATCCTCTCCTCTGCCATTGCTTTATTTGCAAAACATGGGTTCTCTCAAACCACCATGGAAATGATTGCCAACCACGCAAAAATTTCTAAGGGACTTGCTTATAATTATTTCAAAAGCAAAAATCAAATTTTTGAACAAATCATCGACACTCACCTCGCCAAACAAGAGAAATTCTACAAAACCATCCCACCAAACCTTTCTGCGAAAGAATATGTAAGGGAATTTTTTAACCGTTCGATCCAATTTGCAAAAGAAGAAAGAAAAACCATGGTTTTGATTTCTGTATGTCTTTTCCAACCAGGTTCTGTCTCACTTTCCAAAAAGATGGTAGAAAATGTGGAAAAACGGTTTGCCCCTTTCAAAGAGGCGATGAGAGAAAGATTCCGATCCTATGGGATCAAAGAACCTGACAAAGAAATGATCCTTATCAAAACCTTTCTCCATGGTGTGATTATGAGCCAACACTTCAATGATACAACTACTTGTACGCCAACAATCATTGAAATGGTTCTTGAAAGATACGATTACAAAAACTAA
- a CDS encoding 7TM diverse intracellular signaling domain-containing protein, with product MKLNRRINLFLFILVLISCGNRFPERPLIQYTFETKTLEQILAGDAVWSKAHEMKYHFGYWKPSVWVKFDLVNPENEPTDYVLELESPWVDTVLLGWESNGEVVKKTFNGSGAFEAREVPHRNPTYKLALNPLEKRTIYAHIRNSGILNAPFRIWKINSFFDRIERDYVANGIYFGIIFALLLYNLLIYVSVREKAYVYYCLYLTTLGINYSLLGGFFKQLLVPELAMSIKPYLYVSVNASLMFVGLFSLSFLNLKKVNPRLHLLILFSVIGFGIMSMVSFVLPHNWMEVSFIYTFPYLFLLLMSAGAYSYIKGVKSSLFFLLAWFTLFVGVIFDSLTKASLIPFSTFGRYGVQIGTAFEVILFSLALGRRLRFLLEENLLAQNQLTTIKKDLETARKIQMRILPDKLPTNQKLSMVVSYLPLYDVGGDFYDYFEFSEGFGLVIADVTGHGVSAALDSSTVKIAFRNAKEFKESPKELVAAMNRFLCTSLHARFVSAAYFYIDFENMKLCFSSAGNPPFILIRNREIESFECPGLLLGVRSTFAYEERVVDLQEGDRILIFTDGLYENLKSDEEPESILFPEISSIIGERSELFHKNLLDRLSRMRQVSKDDITLISLDII from the coding sequence ATGAAACTTAATCGCAGAATTAATTTATTTCTATTCATTCTGGTTTTAATCTCTTGTGGCAATCGGTTCCCTGAACGTCCCCTCATTCAATATACATTTGAAACCAAAACCTTGGAACAAATCCTAGCAGGCGATGCAGTCTGGTCAAAAGCTCATGAAATGAAATACCATTTTGGCTATTGGAAGCCATCCGTCTGGGTAAAATTTGATTTGGTAAATCCAGAAAATGAACCGACGGATTATGTTCTTGAATTAGAATCTCCTTGGGTCGACACGGTTTTGTTAGGTTGGGAATCTAATGGGGAAGTGGTTAAAAAAACTTTTAACGGTTCTGGTGCTTTCGAAGCAAGAGAAGTGCCACATAGAAATCCAACTTACAAGTTGGCATTGAATCCTTTGGAAAAAAGAACCATTTATGCACATATAAGAAATTCGGGAATCTTGAATGCGCCATTTCGCATTTGGAAGATAAATTCTTTTTTTGATCGGATAGAAAGAGATTACGTGGCCAATGGAATTTATTTTGGAATTATCTTTGCACTTTTGTTATACAATCTTTTGATTTATGTCAGCGTTCGAGAAAAAGCATATGTTTACTATTGCCTTTACTTGACAACTCTTGGAATCAACTATTCATTGCTTGGTGGGTTTTTCAAACAGTTGCTTGTCCCTGAACTAGCGATGTCGATTAAACCTTACTTGTATGTTAGTGTAAATGCATCCTTAATGTTTGTGGGTTTATTCTCTCTATCTTTTTTAAATCTAAAAAAAGTTAATCCGCGATTACACCTTCTCATACTATTTAGTGTTATCGGTTTCGGAATCATGTCTATGGTTTCTTTTGTTCTTCCGCATAACTGGATGGAAGTTTCTTTTATTTACACCTTTCCGTATTTGTTTTTATTGCTAATGTCTGCAGGAGCTTACTCATATATAAAGGGAGTTAAATCTTCTCTGTTCTTTTTGCTTGCATGGTTTACTTTGTTTGTAGGTGTTATTTTTGATTCTTTGACAAAGGCTTCCCTCATTCCTTTTTCTACTTTCGGTCGGTATGGAGTTCAAATTGGTACCGCATTCGAAGTTATTTTGTTTTCCTTAGCATTGGGTAGGCGGCTTCGGTTTTTGTTAGAAGAAAACCTTCTCGCTCAAAATCAGCTAACAACAATTAAAAAGGATCTAGAAACAGCTCGAAAGATCCAAATGCGAATTTTGCCAGATAAATTGCCAACGAACCAGAAGTTGTCCATGGTGGTTTCTTACCTTCCTCTTTATGATGTAGGTGGAGACTTTTATGATTACTTTGAATTCTCTGAAGGTTTTGGTTTGGTAATTGCCGATGTAACTGGTCATGGGGTAAGTGCAGCACTCGATTCCTCAACAGTTAAAATTGCATTTCGGAATGCGAAAGAATTTAAGGAGTCACCGAAAGAGTTGGTAGCTGCAATGAACCGTTTTTTATGCACAAGTCTTCATGCTCGTTTCGTGAGTGCTGCCTATTTCTATATCGATTTTGAAAATATGAAATTATGTTTTAGTTCAGCAGGAAATCCTCCTTTTATTTTGATTCGTAATCGAGAAATAGAATCATTCGAGTGCCCGGGGCTTCTGCTGGGTGTTCGTTCTACCTTTGCATATGAAGAAAGAGTAGTTGATTTACAAGAAGGAGATAGGATTTTAATTTTTACGGACGGATTGTACGAAAATCTAAAATCAGACGAAGAACCTGAATCAATTTTGTTTCCTGAAATATCATCTATTATTGGAGAACGTTCGGAATTGTTTCATAAAAATTTATTAGATCGGTTGTCTCGAATGAGGCAGGTTTCTAAAGATGATATTACATTGATTTCTTTAGATATTATTTGA
- a CDS encoding heme ABC transporter ATP-binding protein has translation MTIEAIDLDYAIGSKQILSKIELKICPGELHVLIGRNGAGKSSLFHMLCGDITPQNGNIYLDGIELTKYSKNQLAKIRAVLTQETNITFPINSEEVIGLGRHPHKVDIHRDREIVQTCLKITDSIEQKEQNYATLSGGEKQKVNFGRILAQAWETPPRYIFLDEPVSALDIPNQYKTLNVCKHMTEQGYAVFMILHDLNLAALYADTITLLHKGKILKSGKPKEVLTLENLETAFGMKARILSSPEGNFIIPEIIGEPI, from the coding sequence ATGACAATTGAAGCAATTGACTTAGACTATGCAATAGGTTCCAAACAAATACTTTCTAAAATAGAACTCAAAATTTGTCCTGGCGAGCTTCATGTTCTCATCGGACGAAACGGAGCGGGCAAATCATCCCTATTCCATATGTTATGCGGTGATATAACTCCACAAAATGGAAATATCTATTTAGATGGGATTGAATTGACCAAATACTCAAAAAATCAATTGGCAAAGATAAGGGCTGTCCTTACCCAGGAGACAAACATAACGTTTCCCATCAATTCCGAAGAGGTAATCGGACTTGGTCGCCATCCGCATAAGGTAGATATTCACAGAGACAGAGAGATTGTCCAAACTTGTTTAAAAATCACTGACTCTATTGAACAAAAAGAACAAAACTATGCCACCTTATCAGGTGGAGAAAAACAAAAGGTCAATTTCGGCAGAATCCTTGCCCAAGCTTGGGAGACACCACCAAGATATATATTTCTTGATGAACCCGTATCCGCCCTGGACATCCCAAACCAATACAAAACACTTAATGTATGCAAACATATGACAGAACAAGGTTATGCAGTCTTCATGATATTACATGACTTAAACCTTGCTGCTTTATATGCAGATACAATTACTCTACTTCACAAAGGAAAAATTCTTAAATCAGGCAAGCCAAAAGAAGTGTTAACGTTAGAAAATTTGGAAACTGCGTTTGGTATGAAAGCAAGAATTCTCAGCTCACCAGAAGGAAATTTTATCATTCCAGAAATCATAGGAGAACCAATATGA
- the ppnP gene encoding pyrimidine/purine nucleoside phosphorylase produces the protein MSSFASVTVLKPANIYFDGKVTSRTVLFPNGEKKTLGIMMPGEYEFGTDQKEIMEIQSGKLSVLLPGSETWLQIDGQSVFEVPAGSKFKLKIQTVTDYCCSYV, from the coding sequence ATGAGTTCATTTGCATCCGTAACAGTACTAAAACCAGCCAACATTTATTTCGATGGGAAAGTCACAAGCCGCACGGTCCTGTTCCCCAATGGGGAAAAGAAAACTTTGGGAATTATGATGCCCGGAGAGTATGAATTTGGAACCGACCAAAAGGAAATCATGGAAATCCAGTCAGGAAAACTATCCGTGTTATTGCCTGGATCCGAAACATGGCTTCAAATTGACGGTCAGTCTGTATTTGAAGTCCCTGCTGGATCCAAGTTTAAATTAAAAATCCAAACTGTAACAGACTATTGTTGTTCTTACGTTTGA
- a CDS encoding MASE3 domain-containing protein → MSGLSLYFTLLRNNRFYLWVILFSIFPLLIVGTFPGYFYREYEIGYFLVFHNVTEIFSVIVSFSIFGLGYYSYSQSQNPHTLFLGIGFLAVGLIDFMHALGYAGMPDFVTPNSGNKSSQFWIFSRGITAFVLFVAIFIKPNKQYKLIKERTLIFFAFLLVGIVFLLVIFYNDWIPKTYEQGKGLTTFKKNAEYVIIAFLFLSLILYSRANFYTSKRQLQYYLSAFMVCIFSEMVFAVYTSVFDVYNVLGHIYKIGAFYLIYKAVFIAAINDPYEKLIHTNQLLCKEIEENKIYSEMIQKSLREKENLVSEIFHRTKNSIQLVRSILMIQASDFPEDKNIQSIVEDTSIKIQTMSLVHDHLYANKDLSEIKVSAYLESLVELVKQAYPSAGKDISIDIQVGEGSLLLDTAVPLGLIFTELLSNSIKYAFSTLVSGKIVIRFSLDDTICHFEYLDNGVGLPKDFDLGKQKKLGLSLAKIIAEKQMGGTLSIDGTQGFQMKLDFPNNLYKRRV, encoded by the coding sequence ATGTCGGGCCTCAGTTTATATTTCACTCTATTGCGCAATAATCGTTTTTATTTGTGGGTTATACTTTTTTCTATTTTCCCTCTCTTAATTGTGGGTACATTCCCTGGGTATTTTTACCGTGAGTATGAGATTGGTTATTTTTTAGTTTTCCACAACGTTACTGAAATTTTTAGCGTTATCGTATCTTTTTCAATCTTTGGATTGGGGTACTATTCCTATTCCCAAAGTCAAAACCCACATACTTTGTTTCTTGGAATTGGTTTCCTTGCTGTTGGTTTGATCGATTTTATGCATGCATTGGGATATGCAGGAATGCCTGACTTTGTGACTCCTAACTCTGGAAATAAATCATCGCAGTTTTGGATATTTTCGCGGGGGATAACCGCATTTGTATTGTTTGTTGCAATTTTTATAAAGCCGAACAAACAATACAAGTTAATCAAAGAAAGGACACTTATATTCTTTGCCTTTCTTTTGGTTGGCATAGTTTTTCTACTTGTTATATTTTATAACGATTGGATTCCGAAAACCTATGAGCAAGGGAAAGGGCTAACTACTTTCAAGAAAAATGCCGAATATGTGATTATTGCATTTCTTTTTTTGTCTCTGATCCTTTATAGTAGAGCAAATTTTTACACTTCCAAAAGGCAACTTCAATACTATTTGTCTGCCTTTATGGTTTGTATTTTTAGTGAAATGGTCTTCGCCGTATACACTAGCGTATTTGATGTTTATAATGTTTTAGGTCATATATATAAAATTGGTGCATTTTATTTAATTTATAAAGCGGTATTTATCGCCGCGATCAATGATCCATATGAGAAATTAATACACACTAATCAGCTTTTATGTAAAGAAATTGAAGAGAATAAAATTTATTCGGAGATGATTCAGAAGTCTTTGCGCGAAAAAGAAAATTTAGTTTCTGAAATTTTCCATAGAACAAAAAATTCAATACAGTTGGTTCGTTCGATTTTAATGATCCAGGCGTCTGATTTCCCGGAAGACAAAAATATTCAGTCTATTGTTGAAGACACTTCGATTAAAATTCAAACAATGTCTTTGGTACATGACCATTTATATGCTAACAAAGACTTAAGCGAAATTAAGGTTTCTGCATACTTGGAATCTTTGGTAGAATTGGTTAAGCAAGCTTATCCTTCTGCGGGGAAGGATATTTCCATTGATATTCAGGTTGGAGAAGGGTCTTTGCTTTTGGATACTGCCGTTCCCCTTGGATTAATCTTTACTGAGCTACTATCGAATAGTATAAAATATGCTTTCTCTACACTCGTTAGTGGTAAGATCGTAATTCGGTTTTCGTTAGATGATACCATTTGTCATTTTGAATATTTGGATAATGGCGTCGGTTTACCAAAAGATTTTGATTTGGGAAAACAGAAAAAGTTGGGATTAAGTTTAGCGAAGATTATAGCGGAAAAACAAATGGGAGGAACCTTGAGTATTGATGGTACCCAAGGTTTTCAAATGAAACTTGATTTCCCTAACAATTTATACAAAAGAAGGGTTTAG
- a CDS encoding PaaI family thioesterase, with product MQTLTTEETQKILEEMTANFNHGGRKITVPPPIFLAMNAEILSYTKGKSITVAFPVSEEQANPMGMMQGGVIAAAFDNAFGPLSYLVAKRPTTTIDMNIQYIRGVAVGQRVIVTASVEAKGFSTIHMIGEMRTEKDKLLATATTNLLILKIPGGVGE from the coding sequence ATGCAAACACTTACAACCGAAGAAACCCAAAAAATCTTAGAAGAAATGACCGCTAATTTCAATCACGGAGGCAGAAAGATTACTGTACCCCCTCCGATTTTTTTAGCAATGAATGCTGAAATTTTATCATACACCAAAGGGAAAAGTATTACTGTTGCCTTTCCGGTTTCAGAAGAACAAGCAAATCCAATGGGTATGATGCAAGGTGGTGTGATTGCCGCTGCCTTTGATAATGCCTTTGGTCCTCTTAGTTATCTAGTGGCAAAACGTCCTACTACAACAATTGATATGAATATTCAATACATTCGAGGAGTGGCTGTTGGCCAACGAGTGATTGTAACTGCTTCTGTGGAAGCAAAAGGGTTTTCCACCATTCATATGATAGGTGAAATGAGGACTGAAAAAGACAAACTTCTAGCCACTGCTACAACGAATCTGCTTATTTTAAAAATTCCAGGTGGGGTGGGGGAGTAA
- a CDS encoding YegP family protein — MSAKFEIYKDKAGEFRFRLKAANGEIIASSEGYSSKQACENGIDSVKSNAGTAEIVDQT, encoded by the coding sequence ATGTCAGCAAAATTTGAAATTTACAAAGATAAGGCAGGAGAATTCCGCTTTCGCTTAAAAGCAGCCAACGGGGAAATCATCGCATCTAGCGAAGGTTATTCTTCGAAACAAGCCTGCGAAAACGGCATTGACTCAGTAAAGTCTAATGCCGGCACTGCGGAAATCGTTGATCAAACGTAA
- a CDS encoding hemin-degrading factor: MNENLKQQWETLSKDMPKLRIRDAAKHLNVSEAELLATKIGTSVKLLKPDWAGFLLNTTNLGYVMALTRNESCVHERKGVYRNVSVNGQTALAVGEDIDLRIFLKDWKYGFYVEETKETGITRSFQFFDSKGEAVHKIYQTEKSTTEGWEIAKTQFIDDNQSFQLPSKVKEPKKETNDPKDIPQFLEAWSKLEDTHDFFSLIRKYNYSREFSLKAANGKFSFKVSKVDLLNLMEKVSKLEMDIMIFVGNPGMIQIHTGKIQKLEPMGPWFNVLDPEFNLHLRTDLIESIWIVDKPTKDGLVTSIEVFDHEENLILQMFGKRKPGIPQSDLWFQLSREYVNKTEELNPSFV; this comes from the coding sequence ATGAATGAAAACTTAAAACAACAGTGGGAAACTTTATCAAAAGATATGCCCAAACTCAGAATCAGAGATGCTGCCAAACATTTAAACGTAAGCGAAGCAGAACTCCTTGCTACAAAAATTGGCACTTCAGTCAAACTGCTAAAACCAGATTGGGCTGGGTTTCTTTTGAACACCACAAACCTCGGTTATGTGATGGCACTTACAAGAAATGAATCTTGTGTTCATGAAAGAAAAGGTGTGTATAGAAATGTATCAGTCAACGGACAAACAGCTCTCGCCGTTGGAGAAGATATTGACCTACGTATTTTTTTAAAAGACTGGAAGTATGGCTTCTACGTTGAGGAAACAAAAGAAACCGGAATCACTCGTAGTTTTCAGTTCTTTGATTCCAAAGGAGAAGCTGTACACAAAATTTACCAGACAGAAAAATCAACAACCGAAGGCTGGGAGATCGCAAAAACACAATTCATCGATGATAATCAATCGTTCCAATTACCTTCGAAGGTGAAAGAACCAAAAAAAGAAACTAATGATCCAAAAGATATTCCACAGTTTCTTGAAGCATGGAGTAAACTCGAAGACACTCACGACTTTTTCTCTTTAATTCGTAAGTACAATTATTCAAGGGAATTTTCACTGAAAGCTGCAAACGGAAAGTTTTCCTTCAAAGTTTCGAAAGTAGATTTATTGAACTTAATGGAAAAAGTAAGTAAACTCGAAATGGATATAATGATCTTTGTTGGGAACCCTGGAATGATCCAAATTCATACAGGCAAAATACAAAAGCTAGAACCTATGGGCCCTTGGTTTAATGTCCTTGATCCAGAATTTAACCTACATTTAAGAACCGACCTTATTGAATCTATTTGGATTGTCGACAAACCAACAAAAGACGGATTAGTCACTTCAATAGAAGTATTTGACCATGAAGAGAATCTTATCTTACAGATGTTTGGAAAAAGAAAACCAGGTATCCCTCAATCTGATCTCTGGTTCCAGTTATCCCGCGAGTACGTAAATAAAACGGAGGAACTAAACCCTTCTTTTGTATAA